In a single window of the Osmerus eperlanus chromosome 4, fOsmEpe2.1, whole genome shotgun sequence genome:
- the wasb gene encoding WASP actin nucleation promoting factor b, giving the protein MSRSSKSKTQENNLSILLSAEENESVVELLGRRCVTLSTAVIQLWMALPHSSSQWSLQHTGVVCFVKDNPLRSYFVRLYDFKEGKLIWEQELYNQLTYHNPQIFFHTFAADECQVGLNFSSEQEAETFRVSVQEKLSQRANRQEKRPASHEKRQLPPLPPPNTSPVHPGGTPTMDIQNPGILASRYRSPAAHKVKKDKKSKKKGAKLTKADIGAPSGFKHVTHVGWDPNSGFDTANLDPDLKTLFSSAGISDDQLTDADTSRLIYDFIEQSGGLQAVKDEMRKQENTPSQSQSRHGRLPPVPSESPRRSGLLPVSGGPPSGPPSRSLPPPPTGGRSGPPPPPPISACPPPPPSHGRSGGAPPPPPPCAPSGGGPPPPPPPAPLSKPATDIGSRNIAPPPKTPSGGGGAGGRGDLLDQIRLGTKLKNVTDSAEPNSAPQEESSEGIVGALMMVMQKRSKVIHSSDDEEDDGGDDDDDDEWDD; this is encoded by the exons ATGAGCCGATCATCAAAATCAAAGACGCAGGAGAACAATCTAAGCATCCTTTTGAGTGCAGAGGAGAATGAGTCTGTGGTGGAGCTTCTGGGGCGGAGATGTGTG ACCCTGTCCACAGCAGTGATTCAACTATGGATGGCCCTGCCACACAGTTCCTCTCAATGGAGTCTGCAGCACACTGGTGTGGTGTGCTTTGTGAAGGACAACCCACTTCGCTCCTACTTTGTCCGTCTATACGACTTTAAG GAGGGGAAACTAATCTGGGAGCAGGAGCTGTATAACCAGCTGACATATCACAATCCTCAGATCTTTTTCCACACTTTTGCTGCTGAC GAATGCCAGGTGGGTCTCAACTTTTCAAGTGAGCAGGAGGCTGAGACGTTCAGAGTCTCTGTGCAAGAGAAGCTCAGCCAGAGAGCCAACCGTCAAG AAAAAAGACCTGCAAGTCATG AAAAAAGACAACTGCCACCATTGCCACCACCAAACA CTTCACCAGTCCATCCTGGAGGCACacccactatggacatccagaaCCCTGGCATCCTAGCATCACGCTATCGCTCCCCAGCAGCACACAAAGTAAAGAAGGACAAAAAGAGCAAGAAGAAGGGAGCCAAGCTGACCAAGGCTGATATAGGAGCCCCCAGTGGATTTAA ACATGTAACCCATGTTGGATGGGATCCAAACTCAGGATTTGAT ACTGCTAATCTAGACCCAGATCTGAAGAcactcttctcctctgctgGGATTAGTGATGACCAACTGACAGATGCAGATACCTCCAGACTCATCTATGACTTTATCGAACAGTCTGGGGGGTTACAGGCTGTCAAGGATGAAATGAGGAAACAAG AGAACACGCCAAGCCAGTCTCAAAGTCGACATGGACGTCTCCCCCCTGTTCCTTCAGAGTCACCACGGCGCTCTGGGCTCCTGCCAGTCTCAGGAGGCCCCCCAAGTGGTCCCCcttcccgctctctcccacccccaccaacAGGGGGCAGAAGtggaccacccccaccacctcctatctctgcctgtcctcctcctcccccaagcCACGGTCGCTCCGGaggtgccccccctcctcccccaccctgtgcTCCCTCAGGGGGtggaccaccacctcctcctccccctgctccattATCAAAGCCAGCCACAGATATTGGAAGTAGAAACATTGCTCCACCCCCCAAAACCccaagtggaggtggaggtgcaggTGGTCGAGGGGATTTGCTAGACCAAATACGCTTGGGAACCAAGCTTAAAAAT gTCACAGATAGTGCTGAACCAAACTCTGCCCCACAAGAAGAGTCAAGTGAGGGAATAGTTGGAGCGCTGATGATGGTCATGCAGAAGAGAAGCAAAGTCATCCACTCGTCAG ATGATGAAGAGGACGATGGtggtgatgacgatgatgatgatgagtggGATGACTGA
- the slc38a5b gene encoding sodium-coupled neutral amino acid transporter 5b isoform X1 yields MRRLPFFGFSFLQTLPVANLEFDKQFHFRTCLSFIVCSLQLLFFKSLLKILISVSTRCLNITSHNIMEMQKLSNGNHHHDFVPLEEGVQSEQEEFLPHKSDGTKKPQFTDFEGKTSFGMSVFNLSNAIMGSGILGLSYAMSNTGIILFLVLLTCIACLSSYSVHLLLRSAGVVGIRAYEQLGFRAFGHPGKILAGVIITLHNIGAMSSYLFIVKFELPLVIQAFLGQASTSGDWFMNGNYLIIIVSVCIILPLALMKQLGYLGYTSGFSLTCMVFFLSSVIYKKFNIPCPLEAFSNYSINTTIPEDICEGKLFTINQETAYTIPILAFAFVCHPEVLPIYTELRNPTKRRMQGIANVSILGMFVMYLLTAIFGYLTFYVNTESELLHTYSIVDPLDTLILCVRLAVLVAVTLTVPVVLFPIRRALLQLLFPEKSFHWVRHIVIAVCLLFVVNLLVILVPNIRDIFGIIGATTAPCLIFILPGMFYMRIVPTEQESMTSKPKIQAACFTALGFIFMTMSLTFIILDWTSGEKRSGGGH; encoded by the exons TCTTTTGAAGATTCTCATATCTGTCTCCACACGTTGTCTTAATATCACCTCTCATAACATCATGGAAATGCAAAAGTTATCAAATGGTAACCACCACCATGACTTTGTCCCTTTGGAAGAGGG TGTACAATCAGAGCAAGAGGAGTTCCTGCCACACAAGAGTGATGGGACAAAGAAACCTCAGTTTACTGAT TTCGAGGGTAAGACCTCCTTTGGGATGTCTGTCTTCAACCTCAGTAATGCCATCATGGGAAGTGGAATCTTGGGATTATCATATGCCATGTCAAACACGGGTATCATTCTGTTTCT AGTTCTGTTGACATGCATTGCCTGCCTGTCCAGTTATTCGGTTCACCTCCTGCTTAGAAGTGCTGGAGTCGTTG GTATTCGTGCCTATGAACAGCTGGGCTTTCGGGCTTTTGGACATCCTGGAAAAATATTAGCTGGTGTTATTATAACCCTTCATAACATTGGTG CTATGTCCAGTTACCTTTTCATCGTGAAGTTTGAACTACCACTGGTCATCCAAGCCTTTCTAGGTCAAGCATCTACCTCTGG AGATTGGTTCATGAATGGAAACTACCTTATCATCATTGTCAGTGTCTGCATCATCCTACCACTCGCCCTGATGAAACAACTTG GGTATCTGGGTTACACCAGTGGCTTCTCCCTCACCTGCATGGTCTTCTTCCTTTCCTCT gTTATTTACAAGAAATTTAATATCCCTTGCCCCCTGGAGGCCTTCAGCAACTACTCTATCAACACCACCATCCCAGAGGATATTTGTGAAGGCAAATTATTCACCATCAACCAAGAG ACGGCGTACACAATCCCCATCTTGGCGTTTGCTTTTGTGTGTCACCCTGAGGTGCTTCCCATCTACACTGAGCTGCGCAA CCCTACCAAGAGACGAATGCAGGGTATTGCTAATGTATCCATCCTTGGCATGTTTGTCATGTACCTCCTCACCGCCATCTTTGGGTATCTCACTTTCTACG tGAACACAGAATCTGAGCTcctgcacacatacagcatAGTGGACCCTCTGGACACCCTCATCCTGTGTGTTCGCCTGGCGGTGCTGGTGGCTGTCACTCTCACTGTCCCTGTTGTCCTCTTCCCA ATCCGCAGAGCCCTACTTCAACTCCTGTTCCCAGAGAAATCTTTCCACTGGGTCCGCCACATTGTTATTGCTGTGTGTCTACTCTTTGTAGTCAACTTGCTTGTCATCCTCGTGCCCAACATTCGAGACATCTTTGGGATCATTG gGGCCACCACTGCTCCTTgtctcatcttcatcctcccaGGAATGTTCTACATGCGTATTGTTCCTACTGAACAAGAGTCCATGACTTCAAAACCAAAGATCCAG GCTGCTTGTTTCACTGCTTTGGGCTTCATTTTCATGACCATGAGCTTGACGTTCATCATTCTTGACTGGACAAGTGGAGAGAAACGAAGTGGGGGTGGCCATTAA
- the slc38a5b gene encoding sodium-coupled neutral amino acid transporter 5b isoform X2, which yields MEMQKLSNGNHHHDFVPLEEGVQSEQEEFLPHKSDGTKKPQFTDFEGKTSFGMSVFNLSNAIMGSGILGLSYAMSNTGIILFLVLLTCIACLSSYSVHLLLRSAGVVGIRAYEQLGFRAFGHPGKILAGVIITLHNIGAMSSYLFIVKFELPLVIQAFLGQASTSGDWFMNGNYLIIIVSVCIILPLALMKQLGYLGYTSGFSLTCMVFFLSSVIYKKFNIPCPLEAFSNYSINTTIPEDICEGKLFTINQETAYTIPILAFAFVCHPEVLPIYTELRNPTKRRMQGIANVSILGMFVMYLLTAIFGYLTFYVNTESELLHTYSIVDPLDTLILCVRLAVLVAVTLTVPVVLFPIRRALLQLLFPEKSFHWVRHIVIAVCLLFVVNLLVILVPNIRDIFGIIGATTAPCLIFILPGMFYMRIVPTEQESMTSKPKIQAACFTALGFIFMTMSLTFIILDWTSGEKRSGGGH from the exons ATGGAAATGCAAAAGTTATCAAATGGTAACCACCACCATGACTTTGTCCCTTTGGAAGAGGG TGTACAATCAGAGCAAGAGGAGTTCCTGCCACACAAGAGTGATGGGACAAAGAAACCTCAGTTTACTGAT TTCGAGGGTAAGACCTCCTTTGGGATGTCTGTCTTCAACCTCAGTAATGCCATCATGGGAAGTGGAATCTTGGGATTATCATATGCCATGTCAAACACGGGTATCATTCTGTTTCT AGTTCTGTTGACATGCATTGCCTGCCTGTCCAGTTATTCGGTTCACCTCCTGCTTAGAAGTGCTGGAGTCGTTG GTATTCGTGCCTATGAACAGCTGGGCTTTCGGGCTTTTGGACATCCTGGAAAAATATTAGCTGGTGTTATTATAACCCTTCATAACATTGGTG CTATGTCCAGTTACCTTTTCATCGTGAAGTTTGAACTACCACTGGTCATCCAAGCCTTTCTAGGTCAAGCATCTACCTCTGG AGATTGGTTCATGAATGGAAACTACCTTATCATCATTGTCAGTGTCTGCATCATCCTACCACTCGCCCTGATGAAACAACTTG GGTATCTGGGTTACACCAGTGGCTTCTCCCTCACCTGCATGGTCTTCTTCCTTTCCTCT gTTATTTACAAGAAATTTAATATCCCTTGCCCCCTGGAGGCCTTCAGCAACTACTCTATCAACACCACCATCCCAGAGGATATTTGTGAAGGCAAATTATTCACCATCAACCAAGAG ACGGCGTACACAATCCCCATCTTGGCGTTTGCTTTTGTGTGTCACCCTGAGGTGCTTCCCATCTACACTGAGCTGCGCAA CCCTACCAAGAGACGAATGCAGGGTATTGCTAATGTATCCATCCTTGGCATGTTTGTCATGTACCTCCTCACCGCCATCTTTGGGTATCTCACTTTCTACG tGAACACAGAATCTGAGCTcctgcacacatacagcatAGTGGACCCTCTGGACACCCTCATCCTGTGTGTTCGCCTGGCGGTGCTGGTGGCTGTCACTCTCACTGTCCCTGTTGTCCTCTTCCCA ATCCGCAGAGCCCTACTTCAACTCCTGTTCCCAGAGAAATCTTTCCACTGGGTCCGCCACATTGTTATTGCTGTGTGTCTACTCTTTGTAGTCAACTTGCTTGTCATCCTCGTGCCCAACATTCGAGACATCTTTGGGATCATTG gGGCCACCACTGCTCCTTgtctcatcttcatcctcccaGGAATGTTCTACATGCGTATTGTTCCTACTGAACAAGAGTCCATGACTTCAAAACCAAAGATCCAG GCTGCTTGTTTCACTGCTTTGGGCTTCATTTTCATGACCATGAGCTTGACGTTCATCATTCTTGACTGGACAAGTGGAGAGAAACGAAGTGGGGGTGGCCATTAA